cagccagaaccggctggacgcgcccgaccagttcacatgcacgacagatatatgaaataacatcgtaaattgggtcttactattgctggtctttcatcagaatgttgatcaaggtgtccttagtcctgatgagtcgttcaatccattcacaatggcaacctcccctcttcatttagcctggtactggtcgactggcacggtcaattcccaaagttaaaaaactcaaagaacggaacacggcaaaactcccgaaaaaattctaataatctgattaaactatattgaaaaaacatacattacggtgatatggtcacatgtatcaaacaaacttcgacacggagatagttttcatccgtaacgtcagcataacaaaagacaatgccacctctgaaaacgcgcatctcagaaaccggaagttgtcggtcacgctaaagaaataagtcttatttcacgtcagtacaagataaacaaaaaatttctcctctgacgtcttccaaacacccataggaagaagtaggaagtgtcattcgggtcataggtggcgtgaccatatataggcagagctttgaagcgagcatacacatcttgcaatctttttcaggctcagggaaagtgctgtgaaatgacctgtgtttgactcagagactcaattggaacggttttagaaaccatagcttgttttctatccaatgctatatggttatatgcatatagtaacagcaataattgaataagaggcagtttagtctgtagaggcaattatgctaatgcgaaatagcaccccctgtattctcaagaagttggactgttgtttctctttgcttatttgagctgttcttgccataatatggacttggtcttttaccatctTCTGTATACTCTCCCTACCTTGTAACACAAGTGATTGGCACAAACGGATttggaaggaaataaattccacaaatgacctagtaacaaggcacacctgttaattgaaatgcattccaggtgactacctcgtgaagctggttgagagaatgccaagagtgtgcaaagctgtcaaagcaaaaaaagtggctactttgaagaatcgcaaatataaaatacattttgatttgtttaacactttattggttactacatgacttcCATGTGTAATTTCaaagttttgacgtcttcactattattctacaacgtagaaaaccgtaaaaaataaagaaaaaaccctggaatgaggtgtccaaccttttgactggtactgtagatcccACTGTGGCGCTCCATTAGCCTACCTGTGGTCTCCGGAGGTGGGGGGGCAACTCCCTAGGTGGAACAGCCTCCACCACCACAAGCTCTTCAACTgggctctcctccacccccctctgtttctcctccggACTCTCTGAGCTCACTGATTCAGACCTGGAGACGGGTAGGAATAGGTTGAAGGGTTTAGATTTCACATCTGTTCTTGTCCAGAACAACAGTCCGTGTCTATATAGCAGTCACTGCAAGCAAACGGCCCTCAGTAGAAGGCAGAGAAAGTTCCTGTTTTGATGTATTGCTGTGATGTGGAATGTTGTGAATCTATTGTATTGATGAACTCAAAAAAAGGACAAACTTCCACCGTATCTCAATAAGAGATGAGTGATCAAGGAACTCAGTATCCTAACGGGCATATTTCACTGCCCCCATAACAAGCATCATAAACATATACAATGACTCCATCCCTTTATAATGTGGCCCCtctttctctattctctctcaccTTCACAGATTAACTACACCGTTCTTCACAGCCCATCAAAGCTAACGACAgcacagatggagagaggaggagggggtctAGAAAAAGGAGTTACTTTTTAAGGTTGGCTTCATTCTTGTCTGACACCGAGGTGGTGGCCTTCTTCTTCTGCGTCTTCTTAAGGGAGCTCTTCTTCGTACCCGGAAGGCTGATGTGAACCTTGTGTGCCTGGAAGCCAAGGAGACCAGAGAGTCAACGCCACAGTCTTTTCATAGTGTGCAGATGAGGCAGATTATTCACTTGTTATAGATCGGCCTGTGTGTCACGTTACTCGTACGTTTGACACCAAGCCCCTGCCAAGACAGAAGTTAAGTAATTGTTTCTCAAGTTGAGATCTACCCCACCATACAACCAACTGCCAAACAAGACCGGAAGTGGCTTTTGGTGCCAGTCTGCAGTGAACACCAGAAAACCCAGTGGAAGGCTCTGGTAGAGTCTCATTCCCCAGGAAACCATTCAGACCCTGTTCTGTGGTGTATTCATTTCAAACCAAGACCATAGAAAACAGTTGCAAAAACTAAGAATGCACGATATAGCAAAAATCATATTGGAATCGGACGACATTTTGCTAAAAATGCCAAAAAATCATCCCGGTGTCTAGTTTAACTCCGATGTGTAAacccgatgtcaaagctgacgtgcgtACCTATATAACGTAATGACGCCATGAATATAGTGCagcacagcattcctaacctagtccACAATGTCTGCTATGTGGAGCAAGCAGTCAACGCGTGGAGCAAGCAGTCAAAAACATTTCGCAACGGAAAACAAGTttgttggacaaattcaggttagTCCCTCCCAGTTGAATTAGGTTCTGTTTGGTTCTAGTGAATACGACCCAAAGAGGACAGAGACTTACATTGGTGATGTCTACGAAGGCTGTCCTCTTCTTAGGGGCTCCTTGGGGAGAGGAGGACGACCTCTTGACCTGGGGGCCTTCCTCCTAAAacacagagctatgttattagaTATGGAGCTATGCAATGAAGAGTGATAGCAAGACACCGTTGGGGTTAGTTTAGTTCTCGCAGGACCAGCAGTTTCATTGAGCGATAAGAGGGGTTAAGTTGACCAGCAGATATCAGACAGACTCACTTCCAAAACGTTGTGGGTTATGCAATATGCCCTGGCAACACAGACAAAACAATGAGCACGCTTACCCCAAATGATGTACCTAGACATGCAATACATATGTTGGCTGGATACAAAGCTGGATACAGACAACAACAATATAAAAAAGAAAACCGTCAGAGGCAGAGCTGCCTCCTCCTGGAGAACTAGTTAGCAACTGGATGATGCACGTTTTTGTTCCAGCACTACACTAAAAACACCATCCCTAATCAACAGTGGGAGGCTATTATTAGTCAAATTACCTGATTCTCCATCCCTTTGCCAAGTAATTTGGGTATTTTACTGCCAGCAGTAACACTTGGTTTCTTCCCTCTGGGAAAAGGCATGACTTCACCTTGGAGTTTTCACCAAATGGGTTCAGACAGTCAGTGGTTGTATCCTGCAAGAGAAAACATTAAATTGGCATGCGCTAAGAAAAACTATGTTTTTATGCCTGCTTCTATGCCTGCTTCTGAGATCTTCAAAGCATAATAGCTTGTTAACTGGAGTTGAGGGAGCCGAGATCGCCTCTGATTCTCAGGATCCTTCAATTCCAAGTCCCTTTAACCAGCTGTGCAAACGTTGTCAAAACACATTCGTTACGCACCAAAATATGGAGTTTCGCAGTGCAACTATCATCATTACTGTGCGGAACGGCATTATGTACTTCCCAAAAAATAATAAATAGAACAATATTCTTTCCGGATACTGTCCTGCTGCTGGATCAGCCGACCTGCGGGCGGCGGTAATGAGTGATTATATTGGAGGTCCAGAAGGTGGATTTGGGCATGTGAACTTCGTCAAAAACAAAACTTTGATTtagacttttttttatttttatacatacCGTGCAGAGTGGCAGAAATTACGAGTTACTCTACGAAACTCCATATTCTGACGCGTACTGTAACGTTACCGATCGTATTTTGACCTTATAAAGTCTGCAGAGCTGGTTATTGGGACTTTGAATAGAAGGACCGTGGACATCAGATAAAATCTCGCCTCCTCACACCCAGATACTGGTTCAAAAGGCAATATGTTGGTATCAGAAGCAGAAAACGTAAATTGTGTAGAAGGATCTAACGTTAACGTTGGTTAGCCTACTGTGCAAAGGGTCCTGCACCCGACCGCACGTGATTCGACTGGCATTATTTCGAAAGGGTAGCACGCTATATAGAGAGAAAACTAGCTTCTCCGTCAATGAAACAACATCTTACCTTATCGTATTTTCCGTGCTTGCAAAATTGGTTGCGAAAGTTTCTGAGCGAAAAATACAACATTCAACACAGGTCCGGCGGCGAGCTAACACACGTTTGTAAGCAAAACTGCGTCCAAACACCGTGTGGTAGGTGCTGATTGGTTGGAATTCGTCTATTGTTCGCCTATCATCGCTCAGCTATGATGCCGTTGTTAGGGGCGGAGTCTTTAGAATTTTCAAACTTCTTAGCAACCAATGGGAGCTCGTTGGTGTTTGCTGACGTAAATGCGTTTATACACGAAATGTTGTTGTGAACGGTACCGCGGTGAAATTTCTTAGAGCGTTTGTGAAAATTCTACGAACTATATTTTTGCTTTCTTTCACAAGACCTACAAATAACAGTTTCTGGATGCGATTTCATTTGCACATTCTACATAACGTTAGCAAGCTATAGCTTTACAACTGTGAAAATGTTAAACCCTCTGTCTTGAAACAAGTCTGGTTTTAAAGAACTGCTAaaactgttaaaacagtcactCTGCTATTCATATGTTTGGGTTACAAAATGTCCCTAGGATTCTGTAAACTAAATGGCAGGCCCTATTTTCATTTGCTAGAGTTAAATAAAATGGAATTATATTGTATTTTAAGAAAAAATGGCAACTAACAACTCAataacaggggtgtcaaactcatttttccCAGGGGTATGCATTCAATCTTCAAggatgctccctgactgtctagtgaTTATTAGTGAACTGGACAGTCAAGAAACGGTATGACTATAGtaccattatcatttctacacagtttcCATTTGGTTTAagtcattttaaagtatatttTACTCAAACCACCCAAGGGCCAGATTGGACCCACCTTTAATATGTTAATGTTTCTCACTCACACACGCATTCAGGAAGTGACTATAGGTCCACAACAGCATATCTATTTCCCCATCATGGCCATTTGCATCTCAGCTACAGCAAACCGGCCTTGTCTTGTCTTCTGTTGTCTTTCACAAGAGGAACATGGTAAGTACATATCTAAGGAAACTTTCTTTAGTAAAACTGGTTTCATCTCAATCTCTTTCTTTATTTCCTAACTCTTCTGTTCCTCCTGAAACATTTGACATGAAGCTTATAACTTCAAGCTGAACAACAACAGTTTAAATTGTGGGACTGAGAGAATGTGTCCAGTTGTCAATGAAATGAGAAAATATTTTCATGCTGTCTCAATCTTTCAACGCTCAATATGATAGGGCAATACATGTCGGAATATCAATTTAGttatgtacatacacacactcaaactcaCACATACGgacgataacatacacacacaataaatATGACAGATTTGGCTTTTGGCTGTCTGGTTCTTATCCTTACAGGCATCAGGGTACCTCTTGTTAAAGCATGAAGAGTCTACCCTGGCTTTGATAGGGTCAATAGCGATATGAGagggctatgtgtgtgtgtgtgcgtgcgtgcgtgcatgtttcAAACCAGTGCATCCTTTGATAAGTAATCCAAAACATTGTATAGATATCAAGAGTAAGAGAAATACGACTTCCTAGACATCAAACACCTCAAAGGGAATTTTTTCATTTCTCCTTGTGGTCTTTATCTCTGTGTgcctctgaaatggcaccctattccctacatagtgcactacttttgaacaggggcggtagagtagtgcactatgtagggaatagggtgccatttggggtgtaGTATGTGTCTTCCTCATTATGTTTGAATGTAGTAAGAGATATCCCTGTCTGGGAGGCCAAAGAGATATCCCTGTCTGGGAGGCCAAAGAGATATCCCTGTCTGGGAGGCCAAAGAGATATCCCTGTCTGGGAGGCCAAAGAGATATCCCTGTCTGGGAGGCCAAAGAGATATCCCTGTCTGAGAGGCCAAAGAGATATCCCTGTCTGGGAGGCCAAAGAGATATCCCTGTCTGGGAGGCCAAAGAGATATCCCTGTCTGGGAGGCCAAAGAGATATCCCTGTCTGGGAGGCCAAAGAGATATCCCTGTCTGGGAGGCCAAAGAGATATCCCTGTCTGAGAGGCCAAAGAGATATCCCAGTCTGAGAGGCCAAAGAGATATCCCTGTCTGAGAGGCTAAAGAGATATCCCTGTCTGAGAGGATGGTTAAGGCGTGTGTTTTAGCTATGGATAATCAaatatattcacacacacacagaacacacagaacagacagacacacagaacagacagaacagacagacacacagaacagacagaacacacagaacacacagacacacaaacacacagaacagacagaacacacagaacagacagaacacacagaacagacagacacacagaacagatagacacacagaacagacagaacacacagaacagacagacacacagaacacacagacacacagaacagacagaacacacagaacacacagaacagacagacacacagaacagacagaacacacagacacacagacagaacagacagaacagacagaacacacagacacacagaacacacagacacacagaacacacagacacacagaacagacagacacacagaacagacagacacacagaacacacaggacacacagacacacagaacatacagacacacagaacagacagtacacacagaacacacagaacagacagaacacacagaacacacagacagacacacagaacacacagacagacacacagaacacacagaacagacagacacacagaacagacagaacacacagaacagacagaacacacagtacagacagaacacacagaacagacagacacacagaacagacagaacatacagacacacagaacagacagtacacacagaacacacagaacacacagaacagacagaacacacagaacacacagaacagacagaacacacagtacacacagaacacacagacacacagaacacacagaacagacagaacacacagaacacacagaacacacagaacatacagaacacacagaacacacagaacagacagaacacacagaacacacagaacagacagaacatacagacacagagaacacacagaacacacagaacatacagaacacacagaacacacgaaCACCACATTCATTTCACACGTGGATACAGTTACAGCTTGGAACAGCCTGACACTCTGTTGTGAATGATCCTTTATTGACATCTATTACATCTGCCAAAttatccaacacacacacacacacacacacacacacacacaattccatCATCTATCAGAACACCTCCTGGGTTCCAGGTCAGTTCCCTGTAAGAACATAGAAGGGAATTACCAGCCTGACTGTGTCAATTCAATTCTGTGTTCTCTCATATACATTTCATTAGACTTTCTCTGGCAGTTACAGAAGGCCATACGGGTTCTCTTTCGTCTTTTGATCTAAATCAAACacttcctgtcagtctgtcatgTGACTCTCTGACTTCCTGGAACCTTGAGAGCTCATGTGGTGATTGGCAGTCTGGCTCTGGGTTTCCAACCAGTGTCTTTTTCAcgcaccatgcacacacacatagacacacacagtggCTGTGCTTTCCGTGTGTGTTCCTGGCTTCCACACCTGGTCTGAAGccaggaacacacacagacaacttaAACATTCAATTATGGTCTTTCTACACACAAATTGAAATAATATAGGCCTATTATAACATAATCATATAATACAAATTGAAACAAATGTGTCTCTTTTGGATTCTCGTTGTTCTCTTATAGGTTCCAATGGAGGCAATGAGTGGGTTCCAGAATGTTCTAGAACCCAGCCAAGACAATGGATGGATCATTCACTGTTTGGCCCACACCATGGCTGAAGATGTAGTACACTCAGCTACATATTACCTGTCCTCATTCATCTGTCTTCCAGTTAGGGAGAGATCGGCTGAGAAGCTAGCCTCTCTGGCCATCATAGCTGCCTTTAAGGAAGCAGTTGGAAGTGAGAGCTTTTGGTCCAACATACCCTCTTCATTCAGCACAAGATCTTTGTCCTATTGCAATGCCAGCTCACCCTCAGATAGAAGGAAGACGGTTCTACACAGTACAAGACAAAGGGAGGTTCATATGGATACAGAGATGAGTGGGAATGGTGAGACACATCAATTCAACGGGACCATCAAGTACTATTCCTCTGGACCCTCCAGCTCCACTCTCCGCCCCTCCAAGGGCACCCACTCCTCCGGCGAGGTCAGTTATGAAGAGCGAAGACTCCACGGAAGGAGTGCCAAGCTGATGACGTACGCAGAGGCGATCTCTGATGACATCATCACATGGCTGAACAATAACATAACAAATATTGACGCTCTCTGTCTGTTAGCTGATCAACTGTCTGATGACATCATCACGTCGTTATTAACTGAGGTGAGGTTGAGGGGGTATGCTGGAAGGCTGGTCTCGGATGTATTCTCCCTGGGTTGGAGAGAGCTAAAGATAGCCTCAGTCCAGGACACCCTGGTTCTACATCCAACCACCAACTATGCTGGAAGGCTGGTCTCCGGTGCACTCTCTCTGGCTAGAGCGGAGCTGAAGAGGGCCTCTCTCCATGACTCCCTGGTTCTCCAACAGGagcagaaggggagaggggaaccAAGTCCAATGGACAAACGTTGACCTAAACACACCACTGTCTATCCATATCCCTGTCTACCCACTCCCAGCCAGTCATCCAGAATCCAGCTCGGTTCACCCAAAACCTATGAGTTGAATTCAGATCGGACCCCCAACATGACAGCACACTCTTCATCCCACTCTTCATCCCAGTCACTCCGCTGTTGAGTGCTTGGCCTAAGCTGTGGTGAGGTGTTGTGGCATAAGTGACAGGGCCCCTGGCCACTAGGTGGCCCCGACCCATTTTCTGTAtgttaaaactgcaaaaatgtctcttcacctcatggcaaaatgtgtagaattgcagaacaccttctttaaaactgcaaaatgtcctctactccccatggccgaatgtgtagaatttcaggaaattcaCTTTAAAACTTAAAGTGTTCTCTCCGCCGTCAAGAGAGGGGGCCACAAAAATGTTTTGCCCATAAGGCCCACAAACAAATctagcttagggcccccaaaaggcagcAGTGTATGTAGTTCAGTGGCCATATGTACTCTTTATCTCCAGTGCATCACTAGAGCTGAGCTCCTTGTCATTCACaatctctatatcaggcggtgtgtgAAAGGAAGGCCAGGATAATGGTtagactccagccatccaagccatagactgttctctctgtttacGTTCTGTTTTACTTTACAGTACTACTCATATTGATTACTGGTAAAGAGTTTCAATAAAGGCATTTCAATGTACTTGTACACATGACAATAGAAACTAGAAATATTTTacactctaggtttcttcctaggttcctgcctttctagggagtattttcctagccaccgtgcttctacatctgcattgcttgctgtttggggttttaggctgggtttctatacagcactttgagatatcagctgatgtaagaagggctttataaatacatttgattgattgattgacatagTTCTCCAGAGTGGTTGAACTACACTGAGTGGGAGGCCTGGTGGTAATGACACAGAATGACCACAAGAGGGCGCCATCTCGGTAGTTATTCAGCTCCTGCAGTAACTGTTGGATAAGTGTTTTCAGAACTGATGAGCTTGATATTCATGAGTTATAGCATTGCTTATGTATAATTGCTTGCTGACAATATTGCTTGCCACAAGGTTAGAGTTAGTGGTCAAAATTGGACTAAATTTAATCCATGATCTTGAGCCATAACCTGAACTTCAAACTAAACCTGGGATTAAATTGACTTTGTATTTGTTTACTCACTGACGATATTACCACAAGGTTAGGGTTAATGATTCAAATGATTTAGCTCCAGGTCTCAGGGGCAACTTTGCAAAGTTGATAGAACTTTAGAGTTTAATAAGCTCAACCCAAAATTAAAAGATCATTTATTGTAGCGCTATATTTGCTTACTGACGATGCAACACGGTTAGAGTTAGTGGTCGGACAATGTTGTCAGAACTGATGAGCTTGACGTATATGGGTTATACAACAACCAAAAATGATATTCTACAGTTTGGCTCAGATTTGATCCCTTTCAGGATCAAAATAATAGTGTTGTCctcttctgttgtgttttgtACATTTTACCCATAATGCTCATTGACTTTACATTCCAAATCACTAAAGCCCTGGgctcggtttcccaaaagcaCCTTAAGGATAAATTCATTGTTAGAACCATAGGATCTTTAGCCCaacgatgcttttgggaaaccgggccctggagTGATTAGGCCCTGAGTGATTAGGTCCTGAGTGATTAGGTCCTGAGTGATTAGGCCCTGAGTGATTAGGCCCTGAGTGATTAGGCCCTGAGTGATTATTTGTTCCAGGGTTCAAAGAAACAGAAGGGTCAATTTATTCCATGTAAAGAGGGCCCTTTGATGTTGTAAATAGAAACTGTGCATCAGTATTGCATTTTAAAAGTCAGTTATATTATATGAAGTGCTCTTTAATATAGAACATgtggagaattcaataaatctgatttatttatatgaataaagacttgctaaattgccaaaattcagcattttTACAAGTCCCAGTGAacaggcaactccgggatgctggccttctaggcagagttgcaaagaaaaagccatatctcagactggccaataaaaagaaaagattaagatggacaaaagaacacagacactggacagaggaactctgcctagaagaccagcatcccagagtcgcctcttcactgttgacgttgagactggtgttttgcgggtactatttaatgaaggtgccagttgaggacttgtaaggtgtctgtttctcaaactagacactctaatgtacttgtcctcttgctcagtggtgcaccggggcctcccactcctctttcttttctggttagagacagtttgcgctgttctgtgaagggagtagtacacagcgttgtacgagat
Above is a genomic segment from Salvelinus fontinalis isolate EN_2023a chromosome 36, ASM2944872v1, whole genome shotgun sequence containing:
- the LOC129835528 gene encoding uncharacterized protein LOC129835528, giving the protein MVPMEAMSGFQNVLEPSQDNGWIIHCLAHTMAEDVVHSATYYLSSFICLPVRERSAEKLASLAIIAAFKEAVGSESFWSNIPSSFSTRSLSYCNASSPSDRRKTVLHSTRQREVHMDTEMSGNGETHQFNGTIKYYSSGPSSSTLRPSKGTHSSGEVSYEERRLHGRSAKLMTYAEAISDDIITWLNNNITNIDALCLLADQLSDDIITSLLTEVRLRGYAGRLVSDVFSLGWRELKIASVQDTLVLHPTTNYAGRLVSGALSLARAELKRASLHDSLVLQQEQKGRGEPSPMDKR